GTTGAGCCGACTGAAGAAAGAATATCCCCTGAGCGACGATAAAGGTGCCAGTAAGAATCGCTATCCAGTCTTCTTTACGTGAGTGTTTTTGCATCAATTCTAAATTCTTCTAATCAATAAACGGCGCAATATTATTGAAAAGTTGATGTTTTCGGTAGCTTGAAGGGGAAATTTACGGTAAACCTATGTAATTCAATTTTTACACTGTGTAAATGGAATTATTGACACTTAGTGCCCGTGATAACGCCGATTTATCGGCGGATATGATGAAGCCTAAGGTTCACTATGAAAAAACTGCATGAGAAATTTCCAATTTTCTCTTTATGACCTAGATCAAATTATGTATGATGCAAGTCATCAAATGTGGTGACGAAAACGTTTGCTTTTGGTCATTGAGTGGTTTTTTTGAAACTTTCAGAACAATCTGAGTCAGGAGATACAGATGCTTAAGCGTGATATGAACATCGCTGATTACGATGCGGAGCTATTTGCAGCAATTCAAGAAGAGACACTACGTCAGGAAGAGCACATCGAGCTTATCGCTTCGGAAAACTACACTAGCCCTCGCGTAATGGAAGCGCAAGGCTCTCAGCTAACCAACAAGTATGCTGAAGGCTACCCAGGTAAGCGCTACTACGGTGGTTGTGAGTATGTTGATAAAGCGGAAGCACTAGCGATTGATCGTGCTTGTGAGCTATTTGGTTGTGAGTACGCGAACGTTCAGCCGCACTCTGGTTCTCAAGCGAACAGCGCAGTATACATGGCGCTACTTAACCCGGGCGACACAGTTCTAGGTATGAGTCTAGCGCACGGTGGTCACCTGACTCACGGTTCACCAGTAAACTTCTCTGGTAAGCACTACAACGTGATTCCTTACGGTATCGATGAAGCTGGCCAAATCAACTACGACGAGATGGAACAGCTTGCTGTTGAGCACAAGCCGAAGATGATCATCGGTGGTTTCTCTGCATACAGCCAAATCGTAGACTGGGCTCGCATGCGTGAAATTGCAGACAAGGTTGACGCTTACCTATTCGTTGATATGGCGCACGTAGCGGGTCTTATCGCTGCAGGTGTTTACCCAACGCCAGTGCCACACGCTCACGTGGTAACAACAACAACGCACAAGACTCTAGCGGGTCCTCGCGGTGGTCTTATCCTGTCTAATGCAGGTGAAGACATGTACAAGAAACTGAACTCTGCAGTATTCCCTGGTGGTCAGGGTGGTCCTCTAATGCACGTTATCGCTGGTAAAGCAGTGGCGTTCAAAGAAGCGATGGAGCCAGAGTTCAAAGAGTACCAAGCGCGCGTTGTTAAGAATGCAAAAGCGATGGTTGCACAGTTCCAAGAGCGCGGTTACAAGATCGTCTCTAACGGCACTGAGAACCACCTGTTCCTTGTTGACCTAATCGACAAAGACATTACAGGTAAAGAAGCGGATGCAGCACTAGGCGCAGCAAACATCACTGTGAACAAGAACTCAGTACCAAATGACCCGCGTAGCCCATTCGTAACGTCTGGTATCCGTGTTGGTTCACCTGCGATTACTCGCCGTGGCTTCACTGAAGCGGATGCGACTGAGCTTGCTAACTGGATGTGTGACGTTCTAGACAACATCAACGATGCATCAGTAATCGAAGCAACGAAAGCGAAAGTACTAGAGATCTGTAAGCGCCTACCTGTTTACGCGTAATTCTCTACTGCTGATACGCAATGAAAAAAGCGAGCTAAATGCTCGCT
This window of the Vibrio maritimus genome carries:
- the glyA gene encoding serine hydroxymethyltransferase; the protein is MLKRDMNIADYDAELFAAIQEETLRQEEHIELIASENYTSPRVMEAQGSQLTNKYAEGYPGKRYYGGCEYVDKAEALAIDRACELFGCEYANVQPHSGSQANSAVYMALLNPGDTVLGMSLAHGGHLTHGSPVNFSGKHYNVIPYGIDEAGQINYDEMEQLAVEHKPKMIIGGFSAYSQIVDWARMREIADKVDAYLFVDMAHVAGLIAAGVYPTPVPHAHVVTTTTHKTLAGPRGGLILSNAGEDMYKKLNSAVFPGGQGGPLMHVIAGKAVAFKEAMEPEFKEYQARVVKNAKAMVAQFQERGYKIVSNGTENHLFLVDLIDKDITGKEADAALGAANITVNKNSVPNDPRSPFVTSGIRVGSPAITRRGFTEADATELANWMCDVLDNINDASVIEATKAKVLEICKRLPVYA